Proteins found in one Planctomycetota bacterium genomic segment:
- a CDS encoding tetratricopeptide repeat protein produces the protein MTAAVTLDVRDLITGTGPFGPAEIARLVDLLGDDPAAHRDLKLAVADMERNGERSPASSVRLGVAQHLLGRHRDALATLRSADGSALAIFVQGRGHLALAEQGGADASDHFAKAQESFLAARKAGYDDGECLVAAAEAASAAGDHDEARRLIANLDAAVAPAGYWALRGALLTESGGALAEAAAAFEKALERDPGHPGALFALGLLNDRAGNDDEAIACYERATRRFPASVGALVNLGILHEDRENYHHAQQCYRRVLQAFPDHPRARLFLKDSSATGDLRLDEQDGRQRDRYDHVLSLPVTDFELSVRSRNCLQKMGIMTLGDLARTSEAELLESKNFGETSLVEIKDMLASKGLSLGQFTVVGAGESPVVEELPVSGDDMEILSQSITELALSVRARKCTTRLGITTIGELVRRTAEDLMECKNFGVTSLNEVREKLAERGLKLRGD, from the coding sequence ATGACTGCGGCGGTCACTCTCGACGTTCGTGACCTGATCACTGGCACCGGGCCCTTCGGTCCTGCGGAGATCGCGCGGCTTGTCGATCTGCTCGGCGATGACCCCGCGGCCCACCGCGATCTCAAACTCGCGGTCGCCGACATGGAGCGCAACGGCGAACGGAGCCCCGCCTCGTCGGTCCGTCTCGGGGTCGCCCAGCACCTGCTCGGACGCCACCGGGACGCGCTGGCGACGCTGCGCAGTGCCGACGGCAGCGCGCTGGCTATTTTCGTGCAGGGACGCGGCCACCTGGCACTGGCCGAGCAGGGGGGGGCGGACGCGTCCGACCACTTTGCCAAGGCACAGGAATCGTTTCTCGCCGCCCGCAAGGCCGGCTACGACGACGGTGAGTGCCTTGTTGCGGCCGCCGAAGCGGCCAGCGCCGCAGGCGATCACGATGAAGCTCGCCGGCTGATCGCCAATCTCGATGCCGCGGTGGCTCCCGCCGGTTACTGGGCGTTGCGCGGGGCGCTGCTGACCGAGTCGGGGGGCGCTCTCGCCGAGGCGGCCGCAGCCTTCGAGAAGGCGCTGGAGCGCGACCCGGGCCACCCAGGTGCGCTGTTCGCCCTCGGGTTGCTCAACGATCGGGCCGGGAACGACGACGAGGCGATCGCCTGCTACGAGCGGGCGACCCGCCGGTTTCCCGCGTCGGTCGGGGCACTGGTCAATCTCGGGATCCTTCACGAGGACCGCGAGAACTACCACCACGCCCAGCAGTGCTATCGCCGCGTGCTCCAGGCCTTTCCCGATCATCCCCGGGCCCGGCTGTTTCTCAAGGATTCATCCGCCACCGGTGATTTGCGCCTCGACGAGCAGGACGGGCGCCAGCGCGACCGCTATGACCATGTCCTCTCGCTGCCGGTCACGGACTTCGAACTTTCGGTGCGGAGCCGAAACTGCCTCCAGAAGATGGGGATCATGACGCTCGGCGACCTCGCCAGGACCAGCGAGGCCGAACTGCTCGAAAGCAAGAATTTCGGTGAGACCAGTCTCGTCGAGATCAAGGACATGCTCGCCAGCAAGGGGCTGTCTCTCGGCCAGTTCACCGTGGTCGGTGCCGGTGAGAGCCCGGTCGTCGAGGAACTGCCGGTCAGCGGCGACGACATGGAGATCCTCTCCCAGTCGATCACCGAACTGGCTCTCTCCGTCCGGGCACGGAAATGCACGACACGTCTCGGGATCACGACCATCGGCGAGTTGGTCCGCCGGACCGCCGAGGATCTCATGGAGTGCAAGAATTTCGGCGTCACGAGCCTCAACGAGGTCCGTGAAAAACTCGCCGAGCGCGGCTTGAAGCTGCGCGGCGACTGA
- the prfA gene encoding peptide chain release factor 1, producing MRDQLDATLARFEVLERELVDPAVLAVPQRLAAVVREHGTLARLARRYRAFLELERQLVDLESMRRDADPDVRALAEAEHPDLLARRHAEWEELVDLCSDDDDADRGRCIVELRAGTGGDEAALFVRDLYEMYRRHGVERGWDFEVLDASPTELGGFKELILGVSGPEVYRRLRHESGGHRVQRVPDTETKGRIHTSAATVAVLPEPEDVEVSIGPDEYRKDLFCASGPGGQHVNKTASAVRLTHLETGLVVQCQDEKSQHKNLARALRVLKTRLYELRRREEHERRASERKTLVGSGDRSQRIRTYNFPQNRLTDHRINESFTLDQVLAGRLGLVLDAIEAHARSARRAEIERSATPAAD from the coding sequence ATGCGCGACCAACTCGACGCCACGCTGGCCCGCTTCGAGGTCCTCGAACGCGAGCTGGTCGATCCGGCGGTCCTCGCCGTTCCCCAACGCCTGGCCGCCGTCGTCCGAGAGCACGGCACCCTCGCCCGGCTCGCCCGGCGCTACCGGGCGTTCCTCGAGCTCGAGCGGCAACTCGTCGATCTCGAGTCGATGCGCCGCGACGCCGATCCCGACGTCCGCGCTCTCGCCGAGGCGGAGCACCCCGACCTGCTCGCCCGCCGCCATGCGGAATGGGAAGAATTGGTCGACCTGTGCAGCGACGACGACGATGCCGATCGCGGTCGCTGCATCGTCGAACTCCGCGCCGGCACAGGCGGCGACGAGGCGGCGCTGTTCGTCCGCGATCTCTACGAGATGTACCGGCGCCACGGCGTCGAACGCGGGTGGGACTTCGAGGTCCTCGACGCCAGCCCGACCGAGCTCGGCGGCTTCAAGGAACTGATCCTCGGTGTCAGCGGCCCGGAGGTCTACCGGCGGCTCCGCCACGAGAGCGGCGGCCACCGCGTGCAGCGCGTCCCCGACACCGAAACCAAGGGCCGGATCCACACCTCGGCCGCGACCGTCGCCGTCCTCCCCGAGCCGGAGGACGTCGAGGTTTCGATCGGCCCCGACGAGTACCGCAAGGACCTGTTCTGTGCCAGCGGCCCCGGCGGGCAGCACGTCAACAAGACGGCGTCGGCAGTCCGGCTCACGCACCTCGAGACCGGCCTGGTGGTCCAGTGCCAGGACGAGAAGAGCCAGCACAAGAACCTGGCCCGCGCCCTGCGGGTGCTCAAGACGCGGCTCTACGAACTGCGCCGGCGCGAGGAGCACGAGCGCCGGGCGAGCGAGCGGAAGACGCTCGTCGGCTCCGGTGACAGGAGCCAGCGGATCCGCACGTACAATTTCCCGCAGAACCGGCTGACCGATCACCGTATCAACGAGAGTTTCACGCTCGACCAGGTGCTCGCCGGTCGGCTCG
- a CDS encoding 3-deoxy-8-phosphooctulonate synthase gives MNPRLPAHVGTFRVGPGHPLLVIAGPCVIESEALCLRIAERLALVSVELRLPVVFKASFDKANRTSGSAFRGPGTDEGLAILARVRQKTGLPVTTDIHLPEQAGPAAEVCDLIQIPAFLCRQTDLLLAAAATGKAVNVKKGQFLAPGDMRHAVAKLLAGGCRDICLCERGTFFGYGRLVNDFGGLAEMRALGVPVIFDGTHSVQRPASLGDKTGGERGLVEPLCRAAAAVGIDGLFLETHPDPDSSPSDGPNMVPLDAIGGLLERVLRFHAARLAADAEAAAC, from the coding sequence TTGAATCCTCGCCTCCCGGCGCATGTCGGCACTTTTCGAGTCGGCCCCGGCCATCCCCTGCTGGTGATCGCGGGGCCATGTGTCATCGAGTCTGAGGCGCTGTGCCTGCGCATCGCGGAACGATTGGCGCTGGTGTCCGTCGAGCTCCGCCTACCGGTGGTGTTCAAGGCGTCGTTCGACAAGGCCAACCGGACCAGCGGGAGTGCCTTCCGCGGACCGGGAACCGACGAGGGCCTCGCGATCCTCGCGCGTGTCCGGCAGAAAACCGGCCTCCCGGTGACGACCGACATCCATCTCCCCGAGCAGGCCGGTCCGGCGGCGGAGGTGTGCGACCTCATCCAGATCCCGGCTTTTCTCTGCCGGCAGACCGACCTCCTCCTCGCCGCCGCCGCGACCGGCAAGGCGGTCAACGTGAAAAAGGGGCAATTCCTGGCGCCTGGCGACATGCGGCACGCCGTCGCCAAGTTGCTCGCCGGCGGCTGCCGAGACATCTGTCTGTGCGAGCGCGGCACCTTCTTCGGCTACGGACGGCTGGTCAACGACTTCGGTGGCTTGGCCGAGATGCGGGCCCTCGGTGTGCCGGTGATCTTCGACGGGACGCACTCCGTCCAGCGCCCCGCCAGCCTCGGCGACAAGACGGGAGGCGAGCGCGGCCTCGTCGAACCGCTGTGCCGCGCGGCGGCGGCGGTCGGGATCGACGGGCTGTTTCTCGAGACCCATCCCGATCCCGACTCGAGTCCCAGCGACGGACCGAACATGGTCCCCCTCGATGCCATCGGTGGCCTGCTCGAACGGGTGCTGCGGTTCCATGCCGCCCGGCTCGCCGCCGACGCGGAGGCTGCCGCATGCTGA
- the rpmE gene encoding 50S ribosomal protein L31: MKDGIHPRYVETVVRCGCGNSFTTRSTVPELKVDICNACHPFFTGKLKFVDTAGRIEKFKSKFAGAGYASLKKGAGAKKGAAAAEQPAS; encoded by the coding sequence ATGAAAGACGGAATCCACCCCCGTTACGTCGAGACGGTCGTCCGCTGCGGTTGCGGCAATTCCTTCACCACCCGCAGCACCGTACCGGAGTTGAAGGTCGACATCTGCAACGCCTGCCATCCGTTCTTCACGGGCAAGCTGAAGTTCGTCGACACCGCCGGGCGAATCGAGAAGTTCAAGTCCAAGTTCGCCGGTGCCGGATATGCCAGCCTGAAGAAGGGCGCCGGTGCGAAAAAGGGCGCCGCCGCGGCCGAGCAGCCGGCCTCCTGA